The Candidatus Bathyarchaeia archaeon DNA segment GAGTTGGCAACCTTGAACCTTCAACTTTCTCCTTACCCATGCTCCATCATCCACCTAGCTTAAGCTGAGCCGATATTTTTCGTCCAAACTCTCTGCATTTAGGCAACTCGCCTTCCACAATTGGGCCCTTCATTCCCTGAACTTTTATTGATAAACCAGAAATTATCTGCTTTAATCCTGGCGCTTTTTCGTTTATTTGTTTCTCCATTTTCTTCACGGCTTTCTCAAAGTCTCCTCCCAAATACGTATCAAAAACAGCGAACTTTTTCCCTTGCAGCTGTAACTCGCCAAGCTTATCAATAAAGCCCTTTATGCCTCTTGTTGGTCCGCCAAAGTGGTTGGGGGAACCAATCAGAACAACATCATATGTTGGCACTTCTTTAAGGTCAACTTCTTTGAGTTCTCTAACTGCAACGTTTATTTTTTCAATCTCGTTCATGCCCTCAACAATTGCTTCTGCTACACGCTTAGTATTGCCATACTTCGACTCATAAACAACAAGCACTTTTACCATTACAACACCTACTATTACATCAATCACATGAGCTTTAAGATTTATGCACTCTCAACACAAAAACTCAGAAGACAAAAACTTGAAACTGAAACCAAAAGCTGCCTGCAATTTGAAGTCAATTTTTTGCTATTCTACGCTTACAAACGAGCGAGAATTAAGCGAATTTAACTTGGCGGAAATGGTGCGGGGGGCTAGGTTTATACTGTCGTT contains these protein-coding regions:
- a CDS encoding flavodoxin domain-containing protein translates to MVKVLVVYESKYGNTKRVAEAIVEGMNEIEKINVAVRELKEVDLKEVPTYDVVLIGSPNHFGGPTRGIKGFIDKLGELQLQGKKFAVFDTYLGGDFEKAVKKMEKQINEKAPGLKQIISGLSIKVQGMKGPIVEGELPKCREFGRKISAQLKLGG